The Fimbriimonadaceae bacterium nucleotide sequence GAAGAGATGGCTAAGCTCCGCGCCCAGCGCGAAAAGGAAGGCGGCCGACAGGGTGGCGCAAAGGCGGGCGGCGGCAAGCCGGCCGGTAAAGGCAAGCCCTGAACCTTGAGAGTCGCTTCTTACGCTTGACCGCGGGACCATCGCCGGGAGGATTCCTCCCGGCGGTGTCTTTTTGGGGCCTCCGGGTCACGACGTGAGGCTCAGGTACAGCCCCCATTCGGGGCTGTCGTCGGGGTCGTCGCAGACACGGTCGCCAACGATCTGTGCGCCCAGGCGCTGGTAAAGCCGATGGGCCGCGTGGAAGCGCTTGTCGCTCCAAATCTCCATGGCGGTTCGGCCCCGTTCCACGGCCTCGGAGATGACCGTGCGGCTGAGGGCCTCGCCGATTCCTTTGCCGCGCGCCGCGGGGCGGACGTAGACACGGACGATCTCGCAATCTGTGGTCGCGACCCGGACGGTGCCTTCGACGACGATCGTGCCGCCCCGGTCACCGGGGAGCGGCTCGAAAACGGCCAGTCCAGCGCAACCGACGACCTCGCCGTCAACTTCCGCGACCCAAAACCCGTTCTCGGGAAAGCCGTACTCCTCCTCGATCGTGAAGAGGTCGGCGTGGTACTCCTCCTCGTCCCAGGTCAGGGAGTACTCATCGTAGACGACTCGCACCGTCTCGACGACCGCGGGCGTGTCTCCTGGGCGGAAGGGGCGGATCAGCACGCCCGGGAAGATACCGCGCCTCCCGCAACCGAACCCAGCTCTCGGAAGGGCGAGTCGCCGCCCCCCGGAGGGAATGGATGCCGCCAAAGCGCTCAGGGCGCGGGGAACCTGGAATGTTTCCAGGGTCGGCACGGCCCGGAGTAAGATGCGCACGTCCGCAGGCACTCGCAAATGTGGCAAGGTTCGATCAATGTCCGGCTCTTCGGGAGGCTCACGGTCGCCGTGGGCGAGACCGAGACCAGCCGTTTCCGGACCGAGAAGACGGCCGCGTTGCTGGGCTACCTCGCCTATCACCTGGGAAGGCCCGTCACGCGGGAGTCGCTCATCGACATGCTCTGGCCGGACTCGTTCGGCGAGCAGGGACGGCAGAGCCTCCGCACCGCACTAAGCTCGCTCCGCAAGCTCTTGGACTCGCCTGACGGCAACGGCCTCCAAGCGGACCGGGACTCGGTCTGCCTGAACCCCGACCTCGTTTCCACGGATGTCCGCCAGTTCGAACGCCTCCTGGAGGCGGCGGCCGGGGAAACCGACGCTGGAGTCCGGGTGCGCCAAAGGGAATCCGCCCTCCAGTTGGTCCAGGGGCCGCTGCTGCAGGGCCAAGACGAGGACTGGATCATTCCCCAGCTGCTAAAACTGGAGGAGCAGTGGGTGGAGGCCACGCTCGGCCTCGTCGCCGACTACCGCCGCCTCGAAAACCTTTCCTCCGCGGTGATGGCGGTGAAGCGGACCATTGCGGTCGCCCCGCTTCGGGAAGACCTCCACGTCGCCCTCATCAAGCTCTATGGCGAGGAGGGGAGAAGCGCCGAGGCGCTCCGCCAGTTCGAGGAGCTCGAGCGGCTTCTGGACTCGCAGTGGGGAGAGGCTCCGTCCGCCGCCGCGGTCCAAGCCTTGGAGGCCTCCGAGCGCGACGGGGACGTCGAAGAGCAGATCCAAGCCGTGAAGAAGCGGCTCGCCGCTTCGATCCGTGAGGCTCCAGGCCAAGCGGAGCCTGCCGGGCCGCCCTCGCACGCCTCGAGGGCCAACTTGCCGGCAGAGCTCTCGAAGTTCTTCAACCGCGTGGACGAGATCGCGAGGATCGTGGACCTGCTCTCGCCGGAATCGACCGACCCGGGGCGGCTGCTGACGGTCGTCGGGTTCGGCGGCTGCGGCAAGACGCGGCTCTCGATCCGGGTCGCATCCGTGTTGGCGGAGGCTTATGGTGGGCGGGTCTGGTTCGTGCCGTTGGCCTCGCTCCGCGACCCTGGCTTGCTGCCGTACACGGTCGGCTCCGTGCTGATCGGCAACCAGGCGCAACAGGGCGACCCTTGGGTCAGCATCCGAAACACTCTCGCGGGCGGCCCTTCTCTCCTCGTCTTGGACAACTATGAGCAAGTCGCCGAAGGAGGCGCCCCTTTCGTCCAAGACTTGCTTTCTGCATCGAGCGACGTGCGGATCCTCGTCACTTCAAGGACCCGGTTGCATGTCGAGGGAGAAAGGCTCTTTAACCTAAACCCGCTCGTGACCCCAAGCGTTGCGGCGAGCCTCGCCCAGATCTCCCAGAACGACAGCCTGCGCCTCTTTGTCGACCGGGCCAAGGCGGTCCGGCAGGACTTCGAACTCACTGTTGACAATGTCCGGCCCGTCGCCGAGATTTGCGCGCGGCTCGATGGCCTGCCGCTCGCCCTCGAACTGGCGGCGGGCCGAGTCGGACTGGCCAGCCCCGCGCAGATCGTCGGGCAGCTCGCCCACCGTCTGGACGCCTTCGCCACCAAGCGCCACGGTCCGGACGGACGCCACCGAAACCTGCGCGCCTGCATCGAGTGGAGCTATGACCTGCTACACGACGAGACGCGCCCCGGCTTCGCCGCCATGAGCGTCTTTCGGAACGGGGCCGCGCTTGAGGCCATTGCCGCCGTCACGGGGACGCCCGGGCCGGAGACCCTGCTCGAGGAGCTTGTCGAGGACTCGCTGCTCCAGGCGGTCGAGACGCCGGTTGGAATGAGGTTCCTGATGCTGGAGACCGTGCGCGAGTTCGCCCGCGAGCGACTCACCGAACTCGGACAGGACAGGGCACTGAACGCCCACGCCGCCTATTTCGCGGCCCTGATCGAGGAGGCGGTGCCGAAGCTGAACAGCCCGGACCAGAAGGAATGGGCGGCCAAGTGCGCTCCCGAGCTGGACAATTTTCGCGCCGTCTGCGACCGTGCCATGCGAGGCGCGGTCGCGGTCGAATACGGCCTCCGCGTGGTGGGCAGCATCCCGCAATTGGTGATGCTGAGCTCGAGCGCAGGCGAGTGGGCAGAGCGCTGCCGCGCGCTCCTTGCGGCCGCACCGGAGGCGGACGTCACCTTGAAGGCGAAAGCCTGGGGGGCGCTCGGCATCTACTCGACGTTCCAGATGCGTCTGCCGGAAGCCATCGAGGCGACCCGCAAAGCCTACGAGTACTGGCGACAGACCGACGATCGAGTCCGCACCGCCGGCACCCTGTGCAACCTGGGCAACATCCTTCTTAGCGCGGGCCGCTTGGACGAAGCGGAGGAAGCGTTCAAGCAGGTCGTGCTCGAGAACCATGAGTTGAAGAACCCGCGCCTTGAAGTCATCGCGCGCGTCAACCTCGGCCGTTTCTGCGATTTTGCCGGCGACCTCGCGTCCGCCGAGGACCACTATCGGACGGCCGAGCCGCTCGCCGAGGAAGTCGGCGACCGCCGCCTGCAAAGCATCCTGCTGGAGCACCGCGCCCTCATCGCGATAGCGGAGAAGCGCCTCGAGGACGCCGACGCCCTGCTGCACGAGTCGCAACGGATCAATTCCGACATCGCCTATTCCCGAGGGACGGCCTTCAACCACCTCAACTTCGGCTCGCTTGCCGCCCTCCGCGAAGACTGGGACGAAGCCTGGCGTCAGACCCTCGATGGGATCGAGGCCCTTTGGGCGGGGCAGTGGTTCGACGGCGCGGACTCGGCCGTGGCCCATGTCGCCTGCTTGGCGGCGGCCGTCGGAGACTTCGTGGGCTTTGCCCGGCTGGCCGGCTACTTCTCCGAGCGCGACTCGCCCCCGCTGGTCACCACCAGCATGCGCAGACCCTTCGAAGAGGCCGTGGCCACCGCGTCCGGCGCGCTGGGCAACGCGGCCTATAAGGCGGCGACCAGCACCGGCAGCAGATGGTCGAACGAGCAAGCGGTCGAATTCGCCCTCGGCCTTTGCCGCGACCGCGCCGCGCCAAAGTCCTAAGCAGGCCGATTCACTGGCTTCATAATCCGAGGCTCTGGACCGTTAGCTCAGTTGGTAGAGCAGCTGACTCTTAATCAGCGGGTCGTAGGTTCGAGCCCTACACGGTCCACCAAGATCTATGCCCGGCTCCGGGCTACGCTCCTAACCAAGCAAAGCTTTGCGCAGGTGTTTAAGGGCGGTGTGGCGTTCTTGGCGGATGCGGAGTGTGCCTTCAGCGAGGAGGGCGGAGAACGCATGGCGGTCGTCCTTGATGCGCGAGAGGGAGTCGAGCACGCCTTGGGCGTCGTCGAGCGCATGGCAAGGCAGGGTGTAGCGCAGGAGCTCGTGCAGGCCGCGAGTCTTGTGCGTTCCAGAGGGGAGCGAAACGAACGGCGTGCCGACCGTCGCCGCCTGGATCGCGGTGTGGTAGCGACCGCCGACGAGCGCGAAGGACTGCGCGAGCAGAGCACTCACGTCGCGATAGCCGATGCCTGGCTTCGGCCTCAGGGGAGGGAGACCGCCCACCTTGGCCACAACTGATTCCATCTCGACCGCGACGCTCGGGTTCCAGGTCAGCGCACACACTTGGAGCCCATTGTCGCGGGCAAAGGCGGCGGCTGCCTCCATCGGGGGGCTTTGGTGGAGTCCCGAGTGCCCACCCGAACCGGTCAGGCACAGAAGCGGCCCGAGGACCTCCCCAGCGACCAACTCGGCCAGCGGCATTTCGCTTGGCTCGGTGCGGAACGCGGAATCCGCGAAGAGGAACGCCTCCGAAAAGCCGAGCTCCCGCATGTACGCGAGCGAAGCGGGCTCTCGGAGCGCGACCATGCGGAACTTCGCATAGGTCGCCCGCATTGCGGGCTCGAAGCCCGGGGCCGCGGAAAAGACGGACTGGTTGAGGCTCAAGACGGGCTTCCCCATCTCTGCGGCGAGCCAAGGCAAGAGCAACAGCCGCGAGCCTTCGAAGAAGTTCAGCCCGGTCATGGTGCCCTCGGCCATGAAGACGACGACGTCTGCCTGCCTGAGCCGCGAAAGGAGCGCCTCGCCATAGATCGCTTGGCCCGCGAGGGTGACGAGCCCGGGGCTCCCGCGTCCGGCCAACGAGCGGCGCAACCAGGGGTCGAGCAGGCGGACCCGCCTGTCGGCGGCGACCTTCTCCCCCAGCGGGACGAAGTGGAACTCTACGGGGGCTTCGCCGAGAGCTTCGCGCAGATCGTCCAGCAGTCCGAAACTGGTGGCTTGGCACCCCCAGTTCGGGCGGTCGCCGGTCCAGTTAAGGATGGAGATCCGCATCGGGCGCACACGCAGATGTTAGAAGACGGGCGGCAGCGGCCGCTTGCCGAGGGGCAAATGGTGTGCGGCCCTAACTCGGTCGCGAGCTACGGTGCTTCGGTTTCTCGGCATCAACGCGAGTCTAGCCCAGCCGCGCGCCCCTCACCCTCTCCCCCGGAGGGGCGAGGGGGCTCCGGATTCCTCAGCAACTCGACTAGTTTCTGCGGTTTAGAGCGGCTTTTGGCACGGTCGTTGGCATGGCCTTGTCACAGATCGGCCGCAGATGAGCAATAGGCCGGTACCAAAGCGACCAAGCCAAGGGTCGTAAGCAACTTAGAAACCACCCCACAATCACCTCAGGCGGGCCGTCTTCCCGACGGACCCGCCTCTCTTTGGTCAGAAGTCTGCTTCCTTCCAGCCGTCCTGGCCCCGGACGGAGATCGCGGCGACCAAGAGCATCATCTCGTCGGTCGTCTGCTCGCCCCAATGCAACGTCTTAGGCGGATCGTTCGGATTGTTCGGGTTTCCGGCTGAATTGTCGTAGACCGCCTCGACCACGATCTTCGAGCCCTTGTCGATGTCCAGGGGGCTTCGGAGCTGGTACATCAGCTGCCAGTTGAAGTCCCACGCGGGGATGTCGATGAGCGGAAGCTCCGAGCCGTCCGGCTTGACCAGGGTCGCCCGCATGGATTTTCCGGTGAGGTGCATGTGCGGCATCAGGGAGTAGAGGCGCACGTCGGCGGGGATCGGGATTGTCTGCTTCACCCTGTGGTCCGATTCGCCGGCTGGGATGCGGATCAGGGGGTTGGCGAGCCAAGCGATCTTGACCGAGTTCTGCACCTTGCCCTTGTTGAAGTAGAGCGCGACCTTCGTGAGGTCTTTCTCGGGTTTGCCGCTCTTGTTGTAGTGGACCTGGAGCACGATGTCCGTCCCCGGTTTCAAGAGGAAGCCGGCGTCCTCTGGGAAGCGTGAGGGGACGAGGCCGGGCGCCCACCCGCCAAGCGAGTTGTCCGGCTGGACGCCAATGCCCCCGCCGGACGTCTTATAGCCGCCGGATCGACCTGCCGCAGCCATCTTCCTCGCGCGGCCGCTGGAATCGAGGAAGGCTATCACGTGATGGACGACGCGCCGGTTGCCGGGCTGCACGTCCATCGCCTGGATCCAGACCGGCTTCTTAATGTCCGGCGTGATGACGAAGTTCCAGTATTCATCGCGGCCGTCTGGGCCAAGGTCGAAGCTCTCCGGCATCGAGACCACCATGTCCGGCTTGCCCAGCGCCCAGTCGCTCTTGAAAGTGGGCGGCTTCGGCGCCTTCTTCGGGTCGCCTTGCGGCGCGCCCGCCTGCGCCCATTGCCGAAGGACGGCGACCTCGCGGTCGGAAAGGCGGTTTTCTTGTTTGAACTCGCCGACGCCCGGCGCGGCCTTCCATGGTGGCATGGTGCCCTTGCCGGTGACCTCGGCGATCATGTTCGACCAGTTCTTCGCGTTCTGGTAGCCGACCATCGAAAACGGCCCGACCTGCCCTGGGCGGTGGCAGGTGACGCAATGGTCGTTCAGGATCGCGGCGACATGTTCAGAGTAGTTGACTTCCTTCAAGGTCGGGACAGGCGGGCCAGGATCCATGATGCAGCCGACGGGCTTTGTCTCCGCCACTGTTGGGCTCTTGCCGTTGGCCACCGCGAGCAACGCTTCGCGCAGATAGGGTCTGCGGACGGCGTCGGCGTATTTGGAATCGTCGATCGCGCCCCGGTAGAGCAGGGCCCCGTCCGCCGACCGAACGACGACGGTCGGGACGATCTCGACTTTATTGGCCCGGGCCTTCTCTCCGCCTAAGTCCAATTCGGCGGAGAAGGAGTAGTTCCGCTCGCGGACATAGGCTTCGACCTTACTCCGACTGTCGGCCGCGTTCGGAAAATACGAAGCGAACTGGACCCCTTTCGGCTTGAACTCCTCGACGAGGCTGTTGATCCGCGGCGTATAAGCGGCCGCGACCGGGCACTCGGTGCTGAGGTAGAAGGTAACAATCGCCGTCGGATTCTTCGGCTGCTTGGCCCCGACCATGCCAAAGGCGAAGAGGCCGAGCGCGCCGGCCACCGGCAGAAATCGAAGGATTGGGTTCATAGTGCTCAACACCAGGGTCAGACGCGCCCAGTCAAAGGAGTTTACAAGGGAATGGCGAAAACGGTTCTTGTCACGGGCTCTTCGAAAGGGATCGGGCGGGCGGTGGCGCTGCGCTTGGCAGAAGACGGATGGCGGGTGGCCCTGCACTTCGGGGCCGATCAGGCGGGCGCAAACGAGACGGCCCGGCAGCTTGGCGAGGCCTGCGCGGGCATGGTGCAGGCGGACCTCTCGAATCCTGCGGAGGTCGGGCAGATCGTGCCCGAGGCGGTTCGCCTGGCCGGTTCGCTCGAAGCCCTTGTGAACAACGCTGGAGAGTATGTGAAGCTGGACTTTCTCGGTTCGAGCCAGGAGGAGTTCGACGCGGCGTGGCGACGGGCGATGCAGGTGAACTTCTTCGCGCCGGTGGCGCTCGTCCGGGCGGCCGCGCAGCACTTTCTGGAGCGGGGAAGCGGCGCCGTCGTCAACGTGGCGAGCCGGGTTGGGCACCGCGGTGAAGCAGGCGCCTCTCCATATTCGGCGTCAAAGTCGGCCCTTCTCAATTTGACGAGGGCGCTTGCCGTCGAGCATGCAAAGCTCGGCGTGCGGCACTTTGCGATCGCCCCGGGCTGGGTCGAGACGGCGATGGCACGCGAGGGGATGGAGACCCGCCTGCCCGAAATCCTGCGCGACATCCCGCTCGGGCGCATGGCGAGCCCGGCTGATTGCGCGGCGGCGGTGGCTTTTCTCTTGCGCGACGAAGCCGCCTACCTCAGCGGCATCGTCCTCGACATCAACGGCGCCAGCTACTTGCGCTGAGGGGTACCGGGCCGGGCACCGCCCTTCTCGGTACCCTGGTGAGATGCTTGTGGCAGCCCTGCTCCTTGGGCAGATCGTCGCCTCCCCTCTGCAGCGGGCGACTTTGCCAAACGGGGCGCGGGTCAGCGTCGAGGGCACGGGTTCTGGCGACGCGGTGGTCGTGCT carries:
- a CDS encoding GNAT family N-acetyltransferase, with protein sequence MRILLRAVPTLETFQVPRALSALAASIPSGGRRLALPRAGFGCGRRGIFPGVLIRPFRPGDTPAVVETVRVVYDEYSLTWDEEEYHADLFTIEEEYGFPENGFWVAEVDGEVVGCAGLAVFEPLPGDRGGTIVVEGTVRVATTDCEIVRVYVRPAARGKGIGEALSRTVISEAVERGRTAMEIWSDKRFHAAHRLYQRLGAQIVGDRVCDDPDDSPEWGLYLSLTS
- a CDS encoding tetratricopeptide repeat protein translates to MWQGSINVRLFGRLTVAVGETETSRFRTEKTAALLGYLAYHLGRPVTRESLIDMLWPDSFGEQGRQSLRTALSSLRKLLDSPDGNGLQADRDSVCLNPDLVSTDVRQFERLLEAAAGETDAGVRVRQRESALQLVQGPLLQGQDEDWIIPQLLKLEEQWVEATLGLVADYRRLENLSSAVMAVKRTIAVAPLREDLHVALIKLYGEEGRSAEALRQFEELERLLDSQWGEAPSAAAVQALEASERDGDVEEQIQAVKKRLAASIREAPGQAEPAGPPSHASRANLPAELSKFFNRVDEIARIVDLLSPESTDPGRLLTVVGFGGCGKTRLSIRVASVLAEAYGGRVWFVPLASLRDPGLLPYTVGSVLIGNQAQQGDPWVSIRNTLAGGPSLLVLDNYEQVAEGGAPFVQDLLSASSDVRILVTSRTRLHVEGERLFNLNPLVTPSVAASLAQISQNDSLRLFVDRAKAVRQDFELTVDNVRPVAEICARLDGLPLALELAAGRVGLASPAQIVGQLAHRLDAFATKRHGPDGRHRNLRACIEWSYDLLHDETRPGFAAMSVFRNGAALEAIAAVTGTPGPETLLEELVEDSLLQAVETPVGMRFLMLETVREFARERLTELGQDRALNAHAAYFAALIEEAVPKLNSPDQKEWAAKCAPELDNFRAVCDRAMRGAVAVEYGLRVVGSIPQLVMLSSSAGEWAERCRALLAAAPEADVTLKAKAWGALGIYSTFQMRLPEAIEATRKAYEYWRQTDDRVRTAGTLCNLGNILLSAGRLDEAEEAFKQVVLENHELKNPRLEVIARVNLGRFCDFAGDLASAEDHYRTAEPLAEEVGDRRLQSILLEHRALIAIAEKRLEDADALLHESQRINSDIAYSRGTAFNHLNFGSLAALREDWDEAWRQTLDGIEALWAGQWFDGADSAVAHVACLAAAVGDFVGFARLAGYFSERDSPPLVTTSMRRPFEEAVATASGALGNAAYKAATSTGSRWSNEQAVEFALGLCRDRAAPKS
- a CDS encoding polysaccharide pyruvyl transferase family protein produces the protein MRPMRISILNWTGDRPNWGCQATSFGLLDDLREALGEAPVEFHFVPLGEKVAADRRVRLLDPWLRRSLAGRGSPGLVTLAGQAIYGEALLSRLRQADVVVFMAEGTMTGLNFFEGSRLLLLPWLAAEMGKPVLSLNQSVFSAAPGFEPAMRATYAKFRMVALREPASLAYMRELGFSEAFLFADSAFRTEPSEMPLAELVAGEVLGPLLCLTGSGGHSGLHQSPPMEAAAAFARDNGLQVCALTWNPSVAVEMESVVAKVGGLPPLRPKPGIGYRDVSALLAQSFALVGGRYHTAIQAATVGTPFVSLPSGTHKTRGLHELLRYTLPCHALDDAQGVLDSLSRIKDDRHAFSALLAEGTLRIRQERHTALKHLRKALLG
- a CDS encoding redoxin domain-containing protein, with amino-acid sequence MNPILRFLPVAGALGLFAFGMVGAKQPKNPTAIVTFYLSTECPVAAAYTPRINSLVEEFKPKGVQFASYFPNAADSRSKVEAYVRERNYSFSAELDLGGEKARANKVEIVPTVVVRSADGALLYRGAIDDSKYADAVRRPYLREALLAVANGKSPTVAETKPVGCIMDPGPPVPTLKEVNYSEHVAAILNDHCVTCHRPGQVGPFSMVGYQNAKNWSNMIAEVTGKGTMPPWKAAPGVGEFKQENRLSDREVAVLRQWAQAGAPQGDPKKAPKPPTFKSDWALGKPDMVVSMPESFDLGPDGRDEYWNFVITPDIKKPVWIQAMDVQPGNRRVVHHVIAFLDSSGRARKMAAAGRSGGYKTSGGGIGVQPDNSLGGWAPGLVPSRFPEDAGFLLKPGTDIVLQVHYNKSGKPEKDLTKVALYFNKGKVQNSVKIAWLANPLIRIPAGESDHRVKQTIPIPADVRLYSLMPHMHLTGKSMRATLVKPDGSELPLIDIPAWDFNWQLMYQLRSPLDIDKGSKIVVEAVYDNSAGNPNNPNDPPKTLHWGEQTTDEMMLLVAAISVRGQDGWKEADF
- a CDS encoding SDR family oxidoreductase; this translates as MAKTVLVTGSSKGIGRAVALRLAEDGWRVALHFGADQAGANETARQLGEACAGMVQADLSNPAEVGQIVPEAVRLAGSLEALVNNAGEYVKLDFLGSSQEEFDAAWRRAMQVNFFAPVALVRAAAQHFLERGSGAVVNVASRVGHRGEAGASPYSASKSALLNLTRALAVEHAKLGVRHFAIAPGWVETAMAREGMETRLPEILRDIPLGRMASPADCAAAVAFLLRDEAAYLSGIVLDINGASYLR